The DNA window CGGACCGGATCGTCGATGTCGTCCGATCAACCGCGCGCGCTCATGAGTCGAAGGGTATTGTTCACCTCGCCGACATCGTCCGCCGCTTCGCGGACGAATCGCCCAAAGGCCTCACCGGATCGAACCTGATCCTCGAGCACGTCCATCTGAACGGACGCGGCCACCATCTTGCCGCCGAGGAGATTCTGGAAACCCTCCTCCGCGCGCGCGTCTTCCCAAATCTCAACCCGGAGAGGCGGCTCCCGTTCGAGGAGGCCTGCCGGCGCGTCGCCTTCTCGGCAATCGACGAGGCTTACGCCGCCTCGTTCATGATGTTTATGTTGGACCGCTGGCCGTTCAAGGACACCTATCGAAACGAGGAACAGATTCGCTTCATGCGCGAACGATTCCGGGAGGAGAGGGCGAAGCTCGACCCCGTCGCAAGAGAAGTCCTCGATACTCATCCCCCCGGCTCCACGGCGCTCCACCTCCGTCACAGACTCGGCGCCGCCTATCTCGAGGCCGGCGAGTACGAGAAGGCGGCCGGTCAGTTCGGTCTTCTCGCCGAGATGCTTCCGTTTCTTGTCGATGTCCAGAAGCTCCTCGCGCGCGCACAGATCGGCGCGGGACGTTTCGAGGATGCAGAGAGAGCGGCGCGCGAGGCGGTTCACTTGAGCCCGAACGATCCCGAGGGGTCGGCGCTTCTCGCCTCCGCGCTCGCTGGGCAGGGACGGCGCGAGGAGGCGAAGGACGCGCTCGAGAGCGCGCGCCGGAACGGGCTCGGCGAAATCGAGGATCCGCTGCTCGCCCCCTTGCTTAATTTTTAGTTTATCAATTACTCAATTATTCGTCCGCAAACCGACCTTAATCGCCTTCGTCGCCGCCCCGGTCAGGGCGTACAATCCGAGATCCTCCTGCGCGACCCACCGCAGTTCGGCCTCATCCTTCACCGCCCGCACCGGGTGGGAGGCGCGGAAGACGTCGATCAAGTAGCGGAAGTGAAGCACCGAATGGCGCACAGTCCCTACTCTCTCAGCGCGCGCGCCGGGAGGCGCCGATTCGGGAAGATCCCAAAGCCCTTCCATGCGGACCCCCTCGGGCCTCTTCACGAGGAGAACCCTCCCTTCGTGATCCAGGAGCACGTAGCGGCTTCCGGCGACGGTCTCTGCCGACCGTTTGGGAGAAGGGGTCGGGAAGCGATCGACCCGCCCCAGGCGCCGCGCCTCGCATCGAGCGCGAAGCGGACAGACCGGGCAGTTCGGGTCGCGGGGCGCGCAGACGAGAGCGCCGAGCTCCATCAGCGCTTGGTTGAAATCGCCCGGGGCTCTTTTCGGAACGAGCGCTTCTGCGAGCGTCCAGAAAACCGTCCGGTCGGCCGACCGGCGCCACGATCCTTCAAGAGCGAAGAAACGGGAAAGAACCCGGAAGACGTTTCCGTCCAAGACCGCCGCCGGGCGTCCGAAGGCGATCGAGAGGATCGCCCCGGCCGTGTAGCGCCCGATTCCGGGAAGATCCGCGAGGGCTGCAGGCGCGTCGGGAAGCGCACCTCCGTAATCCCTCGCGACCTTCTCGGCCGCTCGCTTGAGGAGACGGGCTCGCCGGTAGTAGCCGAGTCCCGCCCAGCAAGCAAGCCTCCGTAATCCCTCGCGACCTTCTCGGCCGCTCGCTTGAGGAGACGGGCTCGCCGGTAGTAGCCGAGTCCCGCCCAGCAAGCAAGGACTTCATCGACGGATGCCGACGCAAGAGAGACGGCGTCGGGGAAACGCGCCGTGAACTTCTCGTAGTAGGGGACCACCACGGAGACGCGCGTCTGCTGGAGCATCGTCTCCGAAATCCAGATGCGGTACGGATCGGTCGTCTTTCTCCACGGGAGATCGCGCCGGTTCTTCCGGTACCAGCGAAGAAGATCCGCGCGCAGCAACCGGACCTTTGCCGCGCCGACGACCCGGCCGCGTATTTGGCTACTCGCCCGCACGATGCGTCCGTTGGAGACTCGCCCCTCTCCGCCGGTTCTCTTCTCCCAGCGAGACACGACCGCGCGTGAAACGCGATCTCCGGCGGCGAGGGAAGATAGGACTCGATTTGATTCAGATGTGAATCAGGTTCTCCGATCCCCAAACCGAGAGGCGGCGAATCTGGGCGAAGGGGATGTACTGCGTGACAGGAGCCATCTCCCCCTTCTTCTTCGCCTCGTAGCTGACCTCGACGAAGTCGTCGCCCACCTGAACGAGCTTGGCGGGAAAGGTCTCCAGATCGATTGCGTTGGTGATGGCGCCCCTGCGAAAACTCTGCGGGTTGACGATGGTCACCTCGCCACCCTTCCACGAGTTCAGGATCGCCACGAAGTTGTGGTGCGGCATGATCTCTCCTCCTTGCTCCTCGGGGGACCGCGCGGCGGGAAGCCGCTCGGAACGCGCCCCGTTCTTCGGTTCTGCAGAGTCCGAATCTTACCACATCCGACCCGGACGGATAATCATAATCCGACAGAAACTCGACCGGTGTCTTCCCGGCCGGGCCCCTGGCGAGGGGGTGCCGGCTCAGACATCTCGAGCGCGCCCGGGAAGGGCGTTCGCAGGGTTTCTCGATGAGACAGACTCGGCCTTGGACGGGCGAAACAGGCCGCTACGCGCCTCCTTCCCTCGACCGAGCACGGAGCGCGCGGCGGAAAGAGCGAACCGCGTCTTGGCCGAGCTCCCGCTCCACGATCTCGACGAAAGCAGCGGGAGGAGGATCCACGACGTCGATCCGCTCGCTCCCCCGGGGCGAGAGAAACCGAAGCCTGAGCGCATGGAGCATGAGCCGCCCGCCACGAGTCCCGCGCTTCGAGTAGAGCGGATCATTCCGCACCGGATGTCCCGCGGATGCCAGATGGACGCGGATCTGGTGCCTCCTCCCCTCGCGAAGATGAACGAGAAGAAGCGACGAGCGGGGAGAGACGAAGAGAGAGCGGCACCGGGTCTCCGCCGATCGTCCCTCTTTCGAGACCGCCATCTTCTTTCGGCTCTTCGGGTGATGCGCGATCGGCATGAGCATCGTGAAAGACGCGCGCGCCTCTCCTTCGACGAGAGCGAGATAAGCCTTCTCGACGCGCCTCCAACGCCACTGTTCGCGAAGAGCTTCGTACGCATCCCTCGTTCGCGCCGCCGCGAGAAGACCGGACGTTTCCGTGTCGAGCCGATGGAGAAGCCCGGCTTCGAACGGCGGTCCCACACGGAGCAGCTCCGGATAGCGCGCCACGAGTCGGCAGGCGAGCGCGCGCGTGTCCGATTCCCCCTTTGGAAGAGTCGGAAGGCCGGCCTCCTTGGAGACGACGACGAGATCGGGAGTCTCGAGGAGAACGACGAGAGGGCCTGACGGATCCGGCGCGATCGGCGTCTCATCGACAAGACAAAGCGCGCGTAGATCGATCCGATCCCCTGCTCTTAGCAGATCTCCCTTGCGGATCGGACGGCCGTTTCGGATCACATGCCCCTTCCCGATCTCGCGGCGAAGATGCGCGCGCGAGCATCCGGGAAGGCGGTCGCGAAGAAAGACGTCGACGCGGACCCCCTCGTCCGTCTCGGCCGCTACGAGCTCGATCGGTATCGGATCCACGCGCCGCCTCCTCCGTATGCGCCTTCTCCACGGAGAGTATACGCCTCGGCGGCAACACCGAGTCGAGCGTTGCGGGGATGCGCGCGCGGTGCTACCCTCTTCTACCCGTGAACGACTTGCGGCTACCCGTGAACGACTTGCGGATCTCCTGCGAAACGCTGCCGAGCGAGGAGGGAGGCCTCGACGCCCGGTTTCGAGTCCTTCGCGAGCTTCTCGCGCGCTCCGGCCGTTTCGCGAGGCGCGAGGACTTGCAGGGGCTGAGCGGCGTTCTCTTTCGCACCTACTGGCATCTCCGGCGCGACGATTCCTCTCCCCGTCGATGGAGCTCCAGCTCCGGAGACGCGTGCTCCGGGAATCCGCTCGCGCGAGCGGCCGAGGCGTTCGGCTGCCGGCTCGCGGAAGACGCCGTGGACGGATCTCCGCGGCCGGGCGAAGTTCTCGTCGAGACCGCGGACGCGACGACGATCGAGAAGCGCATCGCCTTTCTCCGACAATCGATTGGTTTTGGTGTTGAGTATTACAACGAGAAGGAGCTCCGCAAAGAAGGGATTTTCGCGGCCGGCATCGCGGCGTACGAAGCTCTTCTCGAGGATCTCGCCGAGCCTCCCTCGATCTTTCTTCCGGAATCCGGGGAGGAAGCCGCCCTCCTCGTGCCGGAGCTCGCTTCGGTCTCAGCAGGCGCGAAGCTTCTCGCTCCCTTCTCTCTCGCTATTGCGCTCCGCCGCACGCTCTGCGCGTTCGGGTCGGCGCGAGCGCGCCTCGTCGGTTATCTCGATCGAGCTGCGAACTTCATCGACTCGTCCGCGGCTATCCCCTTCTTCGCGAGGGAGAGCGCGTCCCTTCTATGCGCGGCGGAGCGGATCGCGGATCCCTTTTCCGCAAGGCACGGTCCCGTCCCCGAGGCGGACGCCGCTCTCGGCGCGCTTCTCGGCCGCAAGGTCCTCCGCGCCGTGCGGCGGGATGTGGCCGTCGCCGCGAGAGCGCATCGAAAAGGGATCGACCGTCTCTTCATTGGGGACATGTAGCGATCTCTCGGAAATCAGTACGTGTCCACGCGAGTGCGCTCTGCTACGATGGCCCGCATGAGGATCGCTATTCTGGGGCTCTTCCCGGCCGACCCGGGGAGCATCGTCGGAGGCGTCGAGGCGACGACCCTTCGGCTCTCCGAGGGGCTCTCCCGAGTGCCCGGGACCGATGTACACATCGTCGTCTCCGCTCCCGGCCGTCCCGTCGAGACCGCTTCCCTCGCGCCGAACCGGACGGTTCACTCCGTCGGCACGTTCGATCATTTCGGGAACGTCCTTTTCGCGTTTCCCGACCGGCGTCGCATGGTGCGCGCGCTCCGCCGGATCGAGCCGGACATCGTTCACGCGCACAGCGCCGATCGCCACGCTCTCGCCGCTTTCGACAGCGGGTTCCCCGCGGTCATGAGCATCCACGGGGTCATCGAGGAAGAGACGCGCCTCGAAAGAAGGTCGGTCGAGCGCATCCGCGGGCTCTTCCGCAACCGGATGGTCGGGAGCGCGCTCCGCCGGGCGCGAAACGTGATCTACGTGAGCCCCTACCTGAAGGACCTCTACGAGGCCAAGCTCGCGCACGCTCGGCGCTGGGTCGTCGAGAATCCGGTGGCGCCCGTCTTCTTCGAG is part of the Candidatus Eisenbacteria bacterium genome and encodes:
- a CDS encoding A/G-specific adenine glycosylase — translated: MLGGTRLLPASPSPQASGREGREGLRRLACWAGLGYYRRARLLKRAAEKVARDYGGALPDAPAALADLPGIGRYTAGAILSIAFGRPAAVLDGNVFRVLSRFFALEGSWRRSADRTVFWTLAEALVPKRAPGDFNQALMELGALVCAPRDPNCPVCPLRARCEARRLGRVDRFPTPSPKRSAETVAGSRYVLLDHEGRVLLVKRPEGVRMEGLWDLPESAPPGARAERVGTVRHSVLHFRYLIDVFRASHPVRAVKDEAELRWVAQEDLGLYALTGAATKAIKVGLRTNN
- a CDS encoding RluA family pseudouridine synthase — translated: MDPIPIELVAAETDEGVRVDVFLRDRLPGCSRAHLRREIGKGHVIRNGRPIRKGDLLRAGDRIDLRALCLVDETPIAPDPSGPLVVLLETPDLVVVSKEAGLPTLPKGESDTRALACRLVARYPELLRVGPPFEAGLLHRLDTETSGLLAAARTRDAYEALREQWRWRRVEKAYLALVEGEARASFTMLMPIAHHPKSRKKMAVSKEGRSAETRCRSLFVSPRSSLLLVHLREGRRHQIRVHLASAGHPVRNDPLYSKRGTRGGRLMLHALRLRFLSPRGSERIDVVDPPPAAFVEIVERELGQDAVRSFRRALRARSREGGA